In Paraburkholderia acidisoli, one DNA window encodes the following:
- a CDS encoding ABC transporter substrate-binding protein, translating into MMRIVLGCLMALSTVVASALPGMAHADAAHPVVALLPGVTDPFYFTMHRGAERAAKETNVQLLFQVPKAWNTTEQVPILKAFIAKHPDVLLVSPVDKQQLIAPLKEAADAGIKVITVDTYIGDGHYQTGKGNADFPLSYIASDNLEGGRVAARALAKAIGDKGTVYCENNKPGISSTDARAQGFMEEMKQHPNIKVLETQYNEDDANRAASHVAAVLARNPDLAGVFGANTFSGAGAAQGVKTAGKEGAVKVVVFDAVPGIDAQIKSGLVDIAIAQLPEQMGYDAVKFAVDAIHGKKIPTFKGTGFVVLDKTNIDKPETKQYIYSN; encoded by the coding sequence ATGATGCGCATCGTTCTCGGCTGTCTGATGGCTCTTTCCACCGTGGTTGCCAGTGCGTTGCCGGGCATGGCGCACGCCGATGCCGCGCATCCGGTCGTCGCGTTGCTGCCCGGCGTGACCGATCCGTTTTACTTCACGATGCATCGCGGCGCCGAGCGCGCGGCGAAAGAGACCAACGTGCAGTTGCTCTTCCAGGTGCCCAAAGCCTGGAACACCACCGAGCAGGTGCCCATCCTGAAGGCATTCATTGCCAAGCACCCCGACGTTCTGCTCGTATCGCCCGTCGACAAACAACAACTCATCGCGCCGCTCAAAGAAGCCGCCGACGCGGGTATCAAGGTGATTACCGTCGATACCTATATCGGCGACGGCCACTATCAAACCGGCAAGGGCAATGCTGATTTTCCGCTCTCGTATATCGCTTCCGATAACCTCGAAGGCGGCCGCGTCGCGGCGCGCGCGCTCGCGAAAGCGATCGGCGACAAAGGCACGGTTTATTGCGAGAACAACAAGCCCGGCATCTCGAGCACCGACGCGCGTGCGCAAGGCTTCATGGAAGAGATGAAGCAGCACCCCAATATCAAGGTGCTCGAAACGCAGTACAACGAAGACGACGCCAATCGCGCGGCTTCGCACGTGGCCGCCGTGCTCGCGCGCAATCCCGATCTCGCGGGTGTATTCGGCGCGAATACGTTTTCGGGCGCGGGCGCCGCGCAAGGCGTGAAAACGGCGGGCAAGGAAGGCGCGGTGAAGGTCGTCGTATTCGACGCCGTGCCGGGCATCGACGCGCAGATCAAAAGCGGTCTCGTCGATATCGCCATTGCCCAACTGCCCGAGCAAATGGGCTACGACGCGGTGAAATTCGCCGTGGACGCCATTCACGGCAAAAAGATTCCCACCTTCAAAGGCACGGGCTTCGTCGTGCTCGACAAGACCAATATCGACAAGCCGGAGACGAAGCAATACATCTATTCGAACTGA
- a CDS encoding ParB/RepB/Spo0J family partition protein, with protein MAAKLNFTSKVRAGMAAERVSAGERLAEADVVNIAQRDAGAPVVPATEVVQEMPVAEKADVVIALHAVQKISVDDVVSNPYNPRAFYSAETIDELAASFAAQGQITPILVTRLGEFPGKYVIVDGERRIRAARSRGDKFIDADIRDGLDNQNLYLRAYHANKEREEQTVFDDALAWKKLLDDGIYVDQVELGVAVGEDPKHISKVISLTSLPPFLLQRMAQNRSDVGLGHAYNIKLIFDRAGATVAEHWLQQVVEGKASVRKLEAAASAEAGARRIGPRRTHYQSRVQFNRPDGVALGELKLFGDGRAELSLKGIAAADQQRLAERVKTVIDQWASEMETPDVA; from the coding sequence ATGGCCGCTAAGCTCAATTTCACTAGCAAAGTTCGCGCAGGCATGGCCGCCGAACGTGTGTCGGCAGGGGAGCGACTGGCTGAGGCCGACGTCGTCAATATTGCGCAACGCGACGCGGGTGCGCCAGTTGTCCCCGCAACGGAAGTCGTGCAGGAGATGCCGGTCGCTGAAAAAGCCGATGTGGTCATCGCCCTGCATGCGGTGCAGAAGATTTCCGTCGACGACGTGGTGTCGAACCCGTACAACCCGCGAGCGTTTTATAGCGCGGAGACCATCGACGAACTGGCCGCAAGCTTTGCAGCGCAGGGACAGATCACGCCGATTCTGGTGACGCGCCTCGGCGAATTTCCCGGCAAATATGTGATCGTCGATGGCGAACGTCGTATTCGGGCTGCACGCTCGCGCGGCGACAAGTTCATCGACGCCGACATTCGCGACGGTCTCGACAACCAGAATCTTTATCTGCGCGCTTATCACGCCAACAAGGAGCGCGAAGAGCAAACCGTTTTCGACGATGCGCTCGCGTGGAAGAAACTGCTCGACGACGGCATCTACGTCGATCAGGTCGAGCTGGGTGTGGCTGTCGGCGAAGATCCGAAGCACATCAGCAAGGTCATTTCGCTCACATCGCTGCCGCCGTTCCTGCTTCAACGCATGGCCCAGAATCGTAGTGACGTCGGCTTGGGTCACGCCTACAACATCAAGCTGATCTTCGATCGCGCAGGCGCAACGGTAGCCGAGCATTGGCTGCAGCAAGTCGTGGAAGGGAAGGCGAGCGTGCGCAAGCTCGAAGCGGCGGCATCGGCGGAGGCGGGTGCTCGACGTATCGGGCCGCGCCGCACGCATTATCAGTCGCGTGTGCAGTTCAACCGCCCCGATGGTGTGGCGCTGGGCGAATTGAAGCTGTTCGGCGATGGTCGCGCCGAGCTCAGCCTGAAGGGAATTGCGGCGGCTGACCAGCAACGTCTGGCAGAGCGCGTCAAGACCGTCATTGATCAGTGGGCATCGGAAATGGAAACGCCGGACGTGGCCTGA
- a CDS encoding response regulator transcription factor: MRILLISPHHAEGAWLHKALHESAHSLQRADDLRDGVFVAGEEPFDAVIVVALDGARLTALHAVLPGLVEVARGAAIVTVLGVEASARERSRLLRAGADACFRHPFSFIEMHERLLALSRTATKPPAPVASATPLPHDALSAQAAKAAPRLDAATREIVEGERRAGLTRREYLLIECLLREACRPVPREQVIRYAWPEKDDIDASTVNLVVSRLRRKLDGAGIDARIETISRYGYQLSLGA, encoded by the coding sequence ATGCGTATCCTGCTCATCTCGCCGCACCACGCCGAAGGCGCGTGGCTGCACAAGGCGCTCCACGAAAGCGCGCACAGCCTGCAACGCGCCGACGACCTGCGCGACGGCGTGTTCGTCGCGGGCGAGGAACCGTTCGACGCGGTGATCGTCGTCGCGCTGGATGGCGCACGGCTCACGGCGCTGCACGCCGTGCTGCCCGGTCTTGTCGAGGTGGCGCGCGGCGCGGCCATCGTCACCGTGCTGGGCGTCGAGGCGAGCGCGCGCGAGCGTTCCCGGCTGCTGCGCGCGGGCGCCGACGCGTGCTTTCGTCATCCGTTCTCGTTCATCGAAATGCACGAACGCCTGCTCGCGCTCTCGCGCACGGCGACGAAGCCGCCTGCGCCGGTCGCGTCGGCCACGCCGTTGCCGCACGACGCGTTGTCCGCGCAAGCCGCGAAGGCCGCGCCCCGCCTCGACGCCGCCACGCGCGAAATTGTCGAGGGCGAGCGCCGCGCCGGACTCACGCGACGCGAGTATCTGCTGATCGAATGTCTGCTACGCGAAGCGTGCCGCCCGGTGCCGCGCGAGCAGGTGATCCGTTACGCGTGGCCCGAGAAGGACGACATCGACGCCTCCACGGTCAATCTCGTCGTCTCGCGGCTGCGGCGCAAGCTCGACGGTGCCGGTATCGACGCGCGCATCGAGACCATCAGCCGCTACGGTTACCAGTTGTCGCTCGGCGCTTGA
- a CDS encoding sensor histidine kinase yields the protein MRRRWHTTTFRWLCAYTALFGVFLTLLVGFIAWTATTTIERDADTIMGWQLIYFDAIPDADLPRVIHQRLEHERMHVNYYGLFAADGHRVAGDLLAPPADLPFTREGKTLHHTLVLRDREVSPIARVVGMMRPNGMHLVLARDMTNVLSIRKDVVRALTLGAVLALVAAASAGLVLGMRQIRRVREIRRVTECIARGDLARRLPVGGDDELDMLAHLVNHMLDEVERLMGEVKGACDGIAHDLRTPLVHLHTLLARVAERESLRGDVDGTAMLDHARAETGQLLERFRAMLRISEIGTLQRRGGFATVDLYELVQELADLYEPLAESREIEWRVNAERVREIHGDRALLFEAFSNLIDNALKFAPPGGIVSVTLRATPLGPLLEVADNGPGIPAGERAAVLQRFYRGDGVRHIAGSGLGLSIVAAVMRVHDFTLRIDAAPELRAAGALGMGARMSVECWPRALA from the coding sequence ATGCGCCGGCGCTGGCACACCACGACGTTCCGCTGGCTGTGCGCCTACACGGCGCTGTTCGGCGTCTTTCTCACGCTGCTCGTCGGTTTCATCGCCTGGACCGCGACCACCACGATCGAGCGCGACGCCGACACCATCATGGGCTGGCAGCTGATTTATTTCGATGCGATTCCCGACGCCGACCTGCCTCGCGTGATCCACCAGCGGCTCGAGCACGAGCGCATGCACGTGAATTACTACGGCCTGTTCGCCGCCGACGGTCACCGCGTGGCCGGCGACCTGCTCGCGCCGCCCGCCGACCTGCCGTTCACGCGCGAGGGCAAGACGCTGCATCACACGCTCGTGCTGCGCGACCGCGAGGTTTCGCCGATCGCGCGCGTGGTCGGCATGATGCGGCCCAACGGCATGCACCTCGTGCTCGCGCGCGACATGACCAACGTGCTGAGCATCCGCAAGGACGTCGTGCGCGCGCTCACGCTCGGCGCGGTGCTCGCGCTCGTCGCGGCCGCGAGCGCGGGCCTCGTGCTCGGCATGCGGCAGATCCGGCGCGTGCGCGAAATCCGCAGGGTCACCGAATGCATTGCGCGTGGTGACCTCGCGCGCCGCCTGCCCGTGGGCGGCGACGACGAACTCGACATGCTCGCGCACCTCGTCAACCACATGCTCGACGAAGTCGAACGGCTGATGGGCGAGGTGAAGGGCGCCTGCGACGGCATCGCGCACGACCTGCGCACGCCGCTCGTGCATCTGCATACGCTGCTCGCGCGCGTGGCCGAGCGCGAGAGTCTGCGCGGCGATGTCGACGGCACCGCCATGCTCGATCACGCACGCGCGGAGACCGGACAATTGCTCGAGCGTTTCCGCGCGATGCTGCGCATTTCCGAAATCGGCACGTTGCAACGGCGCGGCGGTTTCGCGACCGTCGATCTGTACGAGCTTGTCCAGGAACTCGCCGATCTCTACGAACCGCTCGCCGAAAGCCGCGAGATCGAGTGGCGCGTGAACGCGGAACGCGTGAGGGAGATTCACGGCGATCGCGCGCTGCTGTTCGAGGCCTTCAGCAATCTGATCGACAACGCGCTCAAGTTCGCGCCGCCAGGCGGCATCGTGAGCGTGACCTTGCGCGCGACGCCGCTCGGCCCGCTGCTCGAAGTCGCCGACAACGGTCCCGGCATTCCCGCCGGCGAACGCGCGGCCGTGCTGCAACGCTTCTATCGTGGCGACGGCGTGCGCCATATCGCCGGCTCGGGGCTCGGGCTCTCGATCGTCGCGGCCGTCATGCGCGTGCACGACTTCACGCTGCGCATCGACGCCGCGCCGGAACTGCGCGCTGCCGGCGCGCTCGGCATGGGCGCGCGCATGAGCGTGGAATGCTGGCCGCGCGCGCTCGCCTGA
- a CDS encoding ATP-binding cassette domain-containing protein, which produces MSHAASASPILEARDVSIRFGGVEALKRVSLHVMPGEVLALAGDNGAGKSTLIKILSGVYRADSGELRFEGQPLQLRDPQDARAQGIETIYQDLALADNLDVGSNIFLGREPVQRKLGLLTIDRERMAQVAREVLERLDIVIPPRKLAGPVKMLSGGQRQAIAIGRAIYWNARVLIMDEPTAALGVPEQRKVMSLIGALKAQGVAVILISHNLHDIFAVADRIVVLRRGEVAGERQVAQTHGDEIVHLMVGDTYSNNSR; this is translated from the coding sequence ATGAGTCACGCAGCCAGCGCGTCGCCGATACTCGAGGCGCGTGACGTGTCGATCCGCTTCGGCGGCGTGGAAGCACTCAAGCGCGTCTCCTTGCACGTGATGCCGGGCGAAGTGCTCGCGCTCGCCGGCGACAACGGCGCGGGAAAATCCACGCTCATCAAGATTCTCTCGGGTGTGTATCGCGCCGACTCCGGCGAATTGCGCTTCGAAGGCCAGCCGCTGCAATTGCGCGACCCGCAAGACGCGCGTGCGCAAGGCATCGAAACGATCTATCAGGATCTCGCGCTCGCCGACAATCTCGACGTCGGCAGCAATATCTTTCTTGGCCGCGAGCCCGTGCAACGAAAGTTGGGATTGCTGACGATCGATCGCGAACGCATGGCCCAGGTGGCGCGCGAAGTGCTGGAACGGCTCGATATCGTGATTCCGCCGCGCAAGCTCGCGGGCCCCGTCAAAATGCTCTCCGGCGGCCAGCGCCAGGCCATTGCGATCGGCCGCGCGATCTACTGGAACGCGCGCGTGCTGATCATGGACGAGCCCACGGCTGCGCTCGGCGTGCCCGAGCAGCGCAAGGTGATGTCGCTGATCGGCGCGCTCAAGGCACAGGGCGTGGCCGTGATTCTCATTTCCCACAATCTTCACGACATTTTCGCCGTCGCCGATCGCATCGTGGTGTTGAGGCGCGGCGAAGTGGCGGGCGAGCGTCAGGTCGCGCAAACGCACGGCGACGAAATCGTGCATCTCATGGTCGGCGACACGTATTCAAACAACTCGCGTTGA
- a CDS encoding ABC transporter permease subunit — protein sequence MNDQQLDRLALVSKVWPWLFLGALLVFFEAWARISAHRSFIFNAYNLQSIGLAASAPLLLAIGQTFVIITAGIDLSVGFVMGLAAVCVAQFTIPGGNSPWILLMSIPLTLLVCLVPGLVNGVLIARLGVPAFIGTLGMYGVARGAGFLAAGSGMTVSVNNGGLAWLGTGWVPVIVTAVLLAVMHVILSQTRFGQYTYAIGGNPQSAIRAGINVRRHLFAIYLIAAAFAAVGGIVYTARFAAGAANAGEPMLLDSIAAVVIGGASLFGGTGTVVGTLIGALIIAVIEFGLVFIDVNAFWQFIVVGIVIILSVLIDQYKERLGGAQ from the coding sequence ATGAACGACCAACAACTCGATCGGCTCGCGCTCGTCAGCAAAGTGTGGCCGTGGCTGTTTCTCGGCGCATTGCTCGTGTTTTTCGAGGCGTGGGCGCGCATTTCCGCGCATCGCTCGTTTATCTTCAACGCGTACAACCTGCAATCGATCGGGCTCGCCGCGAGTGCGCCGCTCTTGCTCGCGATCGGTCAGACCTTCGTCATCATCACGGCGGGCATCGATCTTTCGGTGGGTTTCGTCATGGGACTCGCGGCCGTGTGCGTCGCACAGTTCACGATTCCCGGCGGCAATTCGCCGTGGATCCTGTTGATGTCGATTCCGCTCACGCTGCTCGTGTGCCTGGTTCCCGGGCTCGTCAACGGGGTGCTGATCGCGCGGCTCGGCGTGCCCGCCTTCATCGGCACACTCGGCATGTACGGCGTGGCGCGGGGCGCGGGGTTTCTCGCGGCGGGCAGCGGCATGACGGTCTCGGTGAACAACGGGGGCCTCGCATGGCTGGGCACGGGCTGGGTGCCGGTGATCGTCACGGCCGTGCTGCTCGCGGTCATGCACGTGATTCTTTCGCAAACGCGCTTCGGTCAATACACCTACGCGATCGGCGGCAATCCGCAATCGGCGATCCGCGCCGGTATCAACGTGCGCCGTCACCTGTTCGCGATCTACCTGATCGCGGCGGCGTTCGCGGCGGTGGGCGGTATCGTCTATACGGCGCGCTTCGCGGCGGGCGCCGCCAACGCGGGCGAGCCCATGCTGCTCGACTCCATCGCGGCGGTCGTGATCGGCGGCGCGAGCCTGTTCGGCGGCACGGGCACGGTCGTGGGCACCTTGATCGGCGCGCTCATCATCGCGGTGATCGAGTTCGGGCTCGTGTTTATCGACGTAAATGCCTTCTGGCAATTCATCGTGGTCGGCATCGTCATCATTCTTTCGGTGCTGATCGATCAATACAAGGAACGGCTCGGAGGCGCGCAATGA
- the parA gene encoding ParA family partition ATPase — protein sequence MGLVIAVANQKGGVGKTTTTMNLAGAFQTEGYKVYVADADGQQSCMSWCAAAGPETPLPFRVGSIHKLEKMIGPEIAALANDYDVVIVDCPPNINDLTTARVLAVADATIIPTDASPIDIWSSEGMMELVERTRVANPAGKFAILLNKSNSKTLLHTQMSAILAESNVRVFAATVKQRELYRQAAALGRTVFDVRGVRGTKIAKDEISAVYSEIIALVQEEEEETVDGR from the coding sequence ATGGGACTTGTCATCGCGGTTGCGAACCAGAAAGGTGGTGTCGGGAAGACTACGACCACCATGAATTTGGCGGGAGCGTTTCAGACCGAGGGCTACAAAGTCTATGTTGCCGATGCCGACGGCCAGCAGTCTTGCATGAGCTGGTGCGCCGCTGCCGGCCCGGAAACACCCTTGCCCTTTCGGGTTGGCAGCATCCATAAGCTCGAAAAGATGATCGGCCCGGAAATCGCCGCTCTGGCGAACGATTACGATGTCGTGATCGTTGATTGCCCGCCCAATATCAACGACCTGACGACGGCGCGCGTGCTCGCCGTGGCCGATGCGACCATCATCCCGACCGACGCCTCGCCGATCGATATCTGGAGTAGCGAAGGCATGATGGAGTTGGTCGAACGAACTCGCGTCGCGAATCCGGCTGGAAAATTTGCGATTTTGCTGAATAAATCGAATTCGAAGACACTGCTTCATACGCAGATGAGCGCCATTCTTGCCGAGAGCAACGTCCGCGTCTTCGCAGCGACGGTCAAGCAGCGTGAACTCTATCGTCAGGCAGCCGCACTGGGTCGGACTGTGTTCGACGTTCGCGGCGTGCGCGGGACGAAGATTGCCAAGGACGAGATCAGCGCGGTTTATAGCGAGATCATCGCGCTCGTCCAGGAAGAAGAGGAGGAAACCGTCGATGGCCGCTAA
- a CDS encoding response regulator transcription factor has product MRVLTVEDDAVTANEIVSELSQRGFAVDWVDNGRDGMARAMSDDYDAVTLDRMLPGVDGLSILTAMRTVGIQTPVLMLSALGDVDERVRGLRAGGDDYLTKPFDPEELTARLEVLLRRRDAQNVARETALLVGPLELDLISRKVRRDGEEVALLPTEYRVLEFMMRHAGQTITRTMLFEAVWGYHFDPGTNLIDVHMGRLRKKIDPPGMPPLIQTVRGSGYILG; this is encoded by the coding sequence GTGCGCGTGTTGACGGTCGAGGACGATGCCGTGACGGCCAACGAAATCGTCAGCGAATTGAGCCAGCGCGGTTTTGCCGTGGATTGGGTGGACAACGGCCGCGACGGCATGGCGCGCGCGATGAGCGACGACTACGACGCCGTCACGCTCGATCGCATGCTGCCCGGCGTCGATGGCCTCTCGATTCTCACCGCCATGCGCACCGTCGGCATTCAGACGCCGGTGCTCATGCTGAGCGCCCTCGGCGACGTCGACGAACGCGTGCGCGGCCTGCGCGCCGGCGGCGACGACTATCTGACCAAGCCGTTCGATCCGGAAGAGCTGACCGCGCGCCTCGAAGTGCTCCTGCGCCGCCGCGACGCCCAGAACGTCGCGCGCGAGACCGCGCTGCTGGTCGGCCCGCTCGAGCTCGACCTGATCTCCCGCAAAGTGCGCCGCGACGGCGAAGAAGTTGCGCTGCTGCCCACCGAATACCGCGTGCTCGAATTCATGATGCGCCACGCGGGCCAGACCATCACGCGCACCATGCTGTTCGAGGCGGTCTGGGGCTACCACTTCGATCCGGGCACCAACCTTATCGACGTGCACATGGGCCGCCTGCGCAAGAAGATCGATCCGCCGGGCATGCCGCCGCTCATCCAGACCGTGCGCGGCTCCGGCTACATTCTCGGATAA
- a CDS encoding DOPA 4,5-dioxygenase family protein produces the protein MSYLDPAEIASWHAHVYFGAASRDAAWTLREAIAARFGDTVPIGRFHERPVGPHPMWSYQLTIACERFTEVIAWLTLNHGALDVFIHPNTSDGLRDHRDAALWIGNSYSLNLGAFGS, from the coding sequence ATGAGTTATCTCGATCCCGCTGAAATCGCGAGCTGGCACGCTCACGTTTATTTCGGCGCCGCATCGCGCGATGCCGCGTGGACGCTGCGTGAGGCCATTGCCGCACGTTTCGGCGACACCGTTCCCATCGGGCGCTTTCACGAACGCCCCGTCGGTCCGCACCCGATGTGGTCCTATCAATTGACGATCGCGTGCGAGCGCTTCACTGAAGTCATTGCGTGGCTCACGCTCAATCACGGCGCACTGGATGTTTTCATACATCCCAATACGTCCGATGGTCTGCGAGACCATCGCGATGCCGCGTTGTGGATCGGTAATTCGTACAGCTTGAATCTCGGCGCTTTCGGTTCTTGA
- the ilvA gene encoding threonine ammonia-lyase, biosynthetic: MQVHQSHRAAATAETVPSNKVPEVQRGEIDYLRMILTARVYDAARETELEPARNLSARIRNRVFLKREDNQPVFSFKLRGAYNKMAHLTPAQLERGVITASAGNHAQGVALSAARLGVKAVICVPVTTPQVKVDAVRAHGGATVEIVQAGESYSDAYTHAVQLQEERGLTFVHPFDDPYVIAGQGTVAMEVLSQHQAPIHAIFVPIGGGGLAAGVAAYVKAVRPEIKVIGVQTDDSCAMARSMKAGERVELSEVGLFSDGTAVKLVGEETFRLCQQYLDDVLTVDTDALCAAIKDVFQDTRSVLEPAGALAVAGAKQYAERTGVEGQTLVAITSGANMNFDRMRFVAERAEVGEAREAVFAVTIPEERGSFKRFCELVGTRSVTEFNYRIDDAERAHIFVGVQIRNRGESQEIAQTFVSHGFPTVDLTGDELSKQHIRYMVGGRSPLAHDERLFRFEFPERPGALMRFLSSMAPNWNISLFHYRNQGADYSSILVGIQVPAAEHAEFSRFLATIGYPYYEETQNPVYRLFLK; encoded by the coding sequence ATGCAGGTCCATCAAAGTCATCGCGCCGCTGCAACCGCAGAAACCGTCCCATCGAACAAGGTGCCCGAGGTTCAACGCGGCGAGATCGACTATCTCCGAATGATCCTCACGGCTCGCGTCTACGACGCGGCCCGCGAAACGGAACTCGAGCCCGCGCGCAATCTCTCCGCCCGCATCCGCAACCGCGTCTTCCTCAAGCGCGAAGACAACCAGCCGGTGTTTTCCTTCAAGCTGCGCGGCGCCTACAACAAGATGGCCCACCTCACGCCCGCGCAGCTCGAGCGCGGCGTGATCACCGCCTCGGCGGGCAATCACGCGCAGGGCGTCGCGCTTTCGGCGGCGCGCCTCGGCGTGAAGGCCGTGATCTGCGTGCCCGTCACCACGCCGCAGGTCAAGGTCGATGCCGTGCGCGCCCACGGCGGCGCGACCGTCGAGATCGTCCAGGCGGGCGAATCCTATAGCGACGCCTACACGCACGCCGTGCAGCTTCAGGAAGAACGCGGCCTGACCTTCGTGCATCCCTTCGACGATCCTTACGTGATCGCCGGCCAGGGCACCGTCGCCATGGAAGTGCTGAGCCAGCATCAGGCTCCCATTCACGCGATCTTCGTGCCGATCGGCGGCGGCGGGCTCGCGGCGGGCGTGGCGGCCTATGTGAAAGCGGTGCGGCCCGAGATCAAGGTGATCGGCGTGCAGACCGACGACTCCTGCGCCATGGCCAGGTCGATGAAGGCGGGCGAGCGCGTCGAACTGAGCGAGGTCGGCCTGTTCTCGGACGGCACGGCCGTGAAGCTCGTGGGCGAGGAAACCTTCCGGCTGTGCCAGCAGTATCTCGACGATGTGCTCACCGTCGACACCGACGCGCTGTGCGCCGCGATCAAGGACGTGTTCCAGGACACGCGCAGCGTGCTCGAACCGGCGGGCGCGCTGGCCGTGGCGGGCGCGAAGCAGTACGCCGAACGCACGGGCGTCGAAGGCCAGACGCTCGTCGCGATCACCTCGGGCGCGAACATGAACTTCGACCGCATGCGCTTCGTGGCGGAACGCGCCGAAGTGGGCGAGGCGCGCGAGGCCGTGTTCGCCGTGACGATCCCCGAGGAACGCGGCAGCTTCAAGCGCTTCTGCGAACTCGTGGGCACGCGCAGCGTCACCGAATTCAACTACCGTATCGACGACGCCGAGCGCGCGCATATCTTCGTGGGCGTGCAGATCCGCAACCGCGGCGAGTCGCAGGAGATCGCGCAGACCTTTGTTTCGCACGGTTTCCCCACGGTCGATCTCACCGGCGACGAACTCTCGAAGCAGCACATCCGCTACATGGTGGGCGGCCGCTCGCCGCTCGCGCACGACGAACGCCTGTTCCGCTTCGAGTTTCCGGAGCGGCCGGGCGCGCTGATGCGCTTTCTCTCCTCGATGGCGCCGAACTGGAACATCAGCCTGTTCCACTACCGCAACCAGGGCGCGGATTACAGCTCGATCCTGGTCGGCATTCAGGTGCCGGCGGCGGAACACGCGGAATTCAGCCGCTTCCTCGCCACCATCGGCTATCCGTATTACGAGGAAACGCAGAACCCCGTGTATCGGCTGTTCCTCAAATAA
- a CDS encoding replication initiation protein, with the protein MARKKADAGDADKQGALVFQQGQPPDLFRKAVPAIHIAPKSGSISLQQRKMFSSLIKNAIRQDSLEQGRSSFEITISALSQDVDLNSNNTEYVKETINSLISTVVNWDYLTQDKRSIWKASGLLAGAELERSVLRYTFSEQIRGELLNPEIYAMIDMRITRQFRKAHSLALWENVVRYEAVGVTARFPLATLRDLILGQDTSAQSYKLYKQFKSRVLVPCIKEVNEISDHLFELIEHKVGRSVVALQFRVTRKPETDPAQELRVNETLLIGEMSKFSIPVSEARRLIKQYGDEKIRTAIAYTAARVAQKNAAPLANVAAYFRKALMQGYELPGANAATATADAGRARESQDQVADRYIAAKITEARAYFNELEYDDQTALIQRYNETVGMDKLKVSTTKVPSKMASTNFFRWVVLDTWGQPTATDLLEFLLSGPSAPTAGDAQAATEVELALKTRGL; encoded by the coding sequence ATGGCAAGAAAAAAGGCCGACGCCGGCGATGCCGACAAGCAAGGTGCACTCGTATTTCAGCAAGGCCAGCCGCCTGATCTGTTCCGCAAGGCCGTCCCGGCGATTCATATCGCTCCGAAATCCGGGTCGATTAGCCTGCAACAGCGCAAAATGTTCAGCTCGTTGATCAAGAATGCAATCCGCCAGGATTCGCTCGAGCAAGGTCGCTCGTCATTCGAGATCACGATTTCCGCCCTCTCCCAGGACGTCGACCTGAACAGCAACAACACCGAGTACGTCAAGGAAACGATCAACTCGCTCATCAGCACGGTCGTCAACTGGGACTATCTCACGCAGGATAAACGCAGCATCTGGAAGGCGTCGGGTCTGCTCGCGGGTGCCGAACTCGAGCGGTCCGTGCTGCGCTACACCTTCTCCGAGCAGATCCGCGGCGAACTGCTCAACCCGGAAATCTACGCGATGATCGATATGCGGATCACGCGGCAGTTTCGCAAGGCACATTCGCTGGCGCTGTGGGAAAACGTCGTGCGCTACGAGGCCGTGGGCGTGACTGCGCGCTTTCCGCTCGCGACGTTGCGTGATCTGATTCTCGGACAGGACACCTCCGCGCAGTCGTACAAGCTCTACAAGCAATTCAAGAGCCGGGTGCTCGTTCCGTGCATCAAGGAAGTGAACGAGATTTCAGATCACCTGTTCGAGCTGATCGAGCACAAGGTCGGACGCTCGGTCGTTGCGCTGCAGTTTCGGGTAACACGCAAGCCGGAGACGGATCCCGCGCAAGAGTTGCGCGTCAACGAAACGTTGCTGATCGGCGAGATGTCGAAGTTCAGCATTCCCGTTTCTGAAGCGCGTCGCCTGATCAAGCAATACGGTGACGAAAAAATCCGCACGGCCATCGCCTATACGGCTGCGCGCGTTGCGCAGAAGAATGCGGCGCCGCTTGCCAATGTTGCCGCGTATTTCCGTAAGGCGTTGATGCAAGGCTACGAGTTGCCGGGCGCCAACGCGGCGACGGCTACCGCGGATGCCGGCCGCGCGCGCGAAAGCCAGGATCAGGTCGCCGATCGTTATATCGCTGCGAAGATCACCGAGGCGCGTGCGTACTTCAACGAACTCGAATACGACGATCAGACGGCGCTGATCCAGCGTTACAACGAGACCGTTGGCATGGATAAGCTGAAGGTCTCGACGACGAAGGTGCCGAGCAAAATGGCATCGACAAACTTCTTCCGCTGGGTGGTGCTCGATACCTGGGGTCAACCGACAGCGACGGATCTGCTCGAATTCCTGTTGAGCGGCCCATCGGCACCGACAGCCGGCGATGCCCAGGCTGCCACGGAGGTTGAGCTTGCGCTGAAGACTCGCGGGTTATGA